In one Streptomyces sp. NBC_01241 genomic region, the following are encoded:
- a CDS encoding TIGR03842 family LLM class F420-dependent oxidoreductase: MEFGLVLQTDPPASAVVGLMRRAERNGFRHGWTFDSAVLWQEPFVIYSQILEHTEHLVVGPMVTNPSTRTWEVTASTFATLNDMFGNRTVCGIGRGDSAMRVAGRKPNTLARLGEAIDVIRDLAEGREATVDGQPVQIPWVKNGRLPVWMAAYGPKALALAGQKADGFILQLADPFLTEWMIKAVRDAAVQAGRDPDSVTICVAAPAYVSDDLDHAREQCRWFGGMVGNHVADLVSRYGEHSGLVPEALTAYIAGRSGYDYSHHGRAGNPDTAFVPDEIVDRFCLLGPAEAHIEKLRALRELGVDQFAVYNMHDAREATIDAYGSQIIPALTT; encoded by the coding sequence ATGGAATTCGGACTTGTCCTCCAGACCGACCCGCCCGCCTCGGCCGTCGTCGGCCTGATGCGCCGCGCCGAACGCAACGGCTTCCGCCACGGCTGGACCTTCGACTCGGCGGTGCTCTGGCAGGAGCCGTTCGTCATCTACAGCCAGATCCTCGAACACACCGAACACCTCGTCGTCGGCCCCATGGTCACCAACCCGTCCACCCGCACCTGGGAGGTCACCGCCTCCACCTTCGCCACCCTCAACGACATGTTCGGCAACCGCACCGTCTGCGGCATCGGCCGGGGCGACTCGGCGATGCGCGTCGCCGGACGCAAACCCAACACCCTGGCCCGCCTCGGCGAGGCCATCGACGTCATCCGCGACCTCGCCGAGGGGCGGGAGGCGACCGTCGACGGGCAGCCGGTCCAGATCCCCTGGGTGAAGAACGGCAGACTGCCGGTCTGGATGGCCGCGTACGGCCCGAAGGCGCTCGCCCTCGCCGGACAGAAGGCCGACGGCTTCATCCTCCAGCTCGCCGACCCGTTCCTCACCGAGTGGATGATCAAGGCCGTACGGGACGCGGCGGTACAGGCGGGCCGCGACCCGGACTCCGTGACCATCTGCGTTGCCGCCCCCGCCTATGTGAGCGACGACCTCGACCACGCCCGCGAGCAGTGCCGCTGGTTCGGCGGCATGGTCGGCAACCATGTCGCGGACCTGGTCTCCCGGTACGGCGAGCACTCCGGACTCGTCCCCGAGGCCCTGACCGCGTACATCGCCGGACGGTCCGGCTACGACTACAGCCACCACGGCCGGGCCGGAAACCCCGACACGGCCTTCGTGCCGGACGAGATCGTCGACCGGTTCTGCCTGCTGGGCCCCGCCGAGGCACACATCGAGAAGCTCCGGGCGCTGCGCGAACTGGGCGTCGACCAGTTCGCCGTCTACAACATGCACGACGCGCGCGAGGCGACGATCGATGCCTACGGCTCGCAGATCATTCCCGCGCTGACGACGTGA
- a CDS encoding NCS1 family nucleobase:cation symporter-1: MSSSAPSIPETSTIQQTYPDGRVALAEGVVLDDARFANDDLAPVPVERRTWSVYNYLSLWVGMAHNIPSWTLASGLVALGMDWKQAVLTIALANLIVLVPMLLTGHAGTKYGIPFPVFARASFGMRGANLPALIRAAVACAWFGIQTWIGGEGIFLLAGKLFGSGWQTAGQVAGQPWTLWLSFGLFWALEIAVIARGMETLRRFENWAAPFVIVGALALLVWIAVKAGGFGPLLSQPSVLGWGSGFWKVFFPALMGMIGFWSTLSLNIPDFTRFGGSQRAQMRGQALGLPTTMTLFALLSVLVTSGSQAVYGVPIWDPIALAAKMDSVAGTLFALLVVLVATLSVNIAANVVSPAYDLANLVPRFINFRTGALITGVVGIAIMPWKLIANPHVYIFTWLGFVGGLLGTVAGILIADYWIVRRTQLALDELYSPAGRYWYTGGWNLRAVLALLVGGVLAIGGSYSTIDAKGTAQGPFPTDGLIPVLKPLADYGWAVGLASSLLLYTLLNLGERTRR; encoded by the coding sequence ATGTCCTCCAGCGCACCGTCGATACCCGAGACGTCCACGATCCAGCAGACCTATCCCGATGGCCGCGTCGCCCTCGCCGAGGGGGTCGTCCTGGACGACGCCCGGTTCGCCAACGACGACCTGGCGCCGGTGCCCGTCGAGAGGCGTACGTGGAGTGTTTACAACTATTTGAGTCTTTGGGTGGGAATGGCTCATAACATCCCGTCCTGGACCCTGGCCTCCGGTCTGGTCGCGCTCGGCATGGACTGGAAGCAGGCGGTCCTCACCATCGCGCTGGCCAACCTCATCGTGCTGGTGCCGATGCTGCTCACGGGGCATGCGGGGACGAAGTACGGGATTCCGTTCCCGGTGTTCGCGCGGGCGTCATTCGGGATGCGGGGTGCGAATCTGCCGGCGCTGATTCGGGCGGCGGTGGCGTGTGCCTGGTTCGGTATCCAGACCTGGATCGGCGGCGAGGGGATCTTCCTGCTGGCCGGGAAGCTCTTCGGCAGCGGTTGGCAGACCGCTGGTCAGGTCGCCGGGCAGCCGTGGACACTGTGGCTGTCGTTCGGTCTGTTCTGGGCGCTGGAGATCGCGGTGATCGCGCGGGGCATGGAGACCCTGCGGCGGTTCGAGAACTGGGCCGCGCCGTTCGTGATCGTGGGCGCGCTGGCGTTGCTGGTGTGGATCGCGGTGAAGGCGGGTGGGTTCGGTCCGTTGCTGTCGCAGCCGTCGGTGCTGGGGTGGGGAAGCGGTTTCTGGAAGGTGTTCTTCCCGGCCCTGATGGGCATGATCGGGTTCTGGTCCACGCTGTCGCTCAACATTCCGGACTTCACCCGTTTCGGCGGCAGCCAGCGCGCCCAGATGCGTGGTCAGGCCCTGGGTCTGCCCACCACCATGACGCTGTTCGCGCTGCTCTCGGTGCTGGTCACCTCGGGCTCGCAGGCGGTCTACGGCGTCCCGATCTGGGACCCGATCGCGCTCGCCGCGAAGATGGACAGCGTCGCGGGCACCCTCTTCGCCCTGCTTGTGGTCCTGGTCGCCACCCTGTCGGTGAACATCGCGGCCAACGTCGTCAGCCCGGCCTACGACCTCGCCAACCTGGTCCCACGCTTCATCAACTTCCGTACCGGCGCGCTGATCACGGGCGTGGTGGGGATCGCCATCATGCCGTGGAAGCTGATCGCCAACCCGCACGTCTACATCTTCACCTGGCTGGGCTTCGTCGGCGGCCTGCTCGGCACCGTCGCGGGCATCCTGATCGCCGACTACTGGATCGTCCGCCGCACCCAACTCGCCCTGGACGAGCTGTACAGCCCTGCCGGCCGCTACTGGTACACGGGTGGCTGGAACCTGCGCGCTGTCCTGGCCCTCCTCGTCGGCGGCGTCCTCGCCATCGGCGGCTCCTACTCCACTATCGACGCCAAGGGCACCGCACAGGGCCCCTTCCCCACCGACGGTCTCATCCCCGTCCTCAAACCCCTCGCCGACTACGGCTGGGCCGTCGGCCTCGCCTCCTCCCTCCTCCTCTACACCCTCCTCAACCTTGGCGAACGCACCAGGCGCTGA